The Dendropsophus ebraccatus isolate aDenEbr1 chromosome 3, aDenEbr1.pat, whole genome shotgun sequence genome includes a region encoding these proteins:
- the DMRTA1 gene encoding doublesex- and mab-3-related transcription factor A1, with translation MDCSNSNSNITSRPLLPPGLLTPVPPPPHSSSAMSVPPSVPMPASFLRPPTLLLRAAAAAAAAACAPRMALERGSGGSALYPRTPKCARCRNHGVVSALKGHKRFCRWRDCACAKCTLIAERQRVMAAQVALRRQQAQEECEVRGVQNFMYTGPASDGGEAIRHKADTLPVFSQHDTKDESKEKFNQFYERLSSSNTVVNAAKPPPNGQVSEDHLLKSSGSKTTSKEDSLQSPWSEGRSEGADSPTSLSSSDLESGNESEWPKESSASNTKVPIVSTKARDPLEILSKVFPNHKQTTLEGILHYCKGDVVQAIELVLNGKEHSKNDKETDGPSGSEINRFSRDSAFNFTGLGYGGFSTKSAFSPLHSSPSSVGTDTSIFHPRLGLSPLRFAYSASNRGLPGFISPYFTSGFVPSFPFHPGMDYTFPGMFRDASYYQRKDAVSVNGLYPRINQENH, from the exons ATGGACTGTAGCAACTCGAATTCAAACATTACCTCTAGACCACTGCTACCTCCTGGCTTGCTGACCCcagtaccccctccacctcattCCTCATCAGCTATGTCGGTTCCACCATCAGTGCCCATGCCTGCTTCGTTCTTGAGGCCTCCAACCCTTCTTCTAAGAGCTGCGGCTGCAGCCGCAGCAGCTGCTTGTGCCCCCAGAATGGCTTTGGAAAGAGGATCAGGTGGAAGTGCTCTATATCCCCGAACACCCAAATGTGCACGTTGTCGAAATCATGGGGTTGTATCAGCACTTAAAGGGCACAAGAGGTTTTGTCGCTGGAGGGACTGTGCCTGTGCCAAATGCACCCTTATTGCAGAGCGTCAAAGAGTTATGGCTGCTCAAGTAGCTCTCAGAAGACAGCAAGCTCAAGAAGAATGTGAAGTTCGGGGTGTGCAAAACTTCATGTATACTGGACCAGCAAGTGATGGAGGGGAGGCCATTAGACATAAAGCAGATACACTGCCAGTTTTTAGTCAGCATGACACtaaag ATGAATCAAAAGAAAAGTTTAATCAATTCTATGAAAGATTATCAAGTTCCAACACCGTTGTCAATGCTGCAAAACCCCCTCCAAATGGGCAGGTCAGTGAAGACCACCTATTAAAGTCCTCTGGTTCAAAAACAACAAGCAAAGAAGATTCTCTTCAATCCCCTTGGTCTGAAGGAAGATCTGAAGGTGCTGACAGTCCAACATCTTTGTCATCTTCTGATCTGGAATCAGGAAATGAGAGCGAGTGGCCAAAAGAGAGCAGTGCTTCAAACACTAAGGTCCCAATTGTGTCTACAAAAGCTAGAGATCCCTTAGAGATTCTTAGCAAAGTTTTTCCCAACCATAAACAAACCACATTAGAAGGCATTTTGCATTACTGCAAAGGAGATGTCGTTCAAGCTATAGAGTTGGTTTTAAATGGAAAAGAACATTCAAAAAATGACAAAGAAACCGATGGTCCATCTGGATCGGAAATCAATAGATTCTCAAGGGATTCTGCATTTAACTTTACTGGACTGGGTTATGGTGGTTTTAGCACTAaatctgccttttctcctctgcaCTCAAGTCCATCATCAGTTGGCACTGATACAAGTATCTTTCACCCAAGACTTGGGCTGAGTCCATTACGTTTTGCTTATTCCGCATCTAACAGAGGACTTCCTGGATTTATTTCTCCTTATTTTACATCTGGCTTTGTTCCATCTTTTCCTTTTCATCCTGGAATGGATTATACATTTCCTGGAATGTTTCGGGATGCATCTTACTATCAACGTAAGGATGCTGTGAGTGTTAATGGACTTTACCCCAGGATAAACCAAGAAAATCactag